The genomic region AGTCGCCGCGCTCGTGAACTTCCAGCGCGTGATCGCTATTGGGCGGCATGTCGGTGAGGCTGTAGGACACCTGCACGCCGTCCGCGCGCTCGATGAGCGTGATCGTGCCGCGCGCCGTGTTGCCGGGCGTGGGCGTGAGCGCGGCGTCCGCGCGTTTCTCGTGATTCTGGAAGATGATGCCGCAGCCGCCCAGCAGGACGCTGCACGCGGCGAAGGCCAGCAAGGCGAACCGGGCGAGGCGCGAGCGCCCGTCGAATCTGTCTCTCATGCGATCCTCTCGGCGGCCCGCCGACGCCCTGTGCGTCGACGCTGCCGCGGCTCGAAGGCGACATGATACCGCGAGCCGCACTGCACAAGGCTCGCGGGAAACGGGCTCTCTTGCCGCGGATCAGGTGTTCTGAACGACGATGCTCGGGAACTTCGCAGTCATGTCGCGTTGACGCTCGGCCACCGCGATCGCGACGCGGCGCGCGATCGCGCGATAGGTCTCCGCGATGCGGCTTTCGGGCTGCGATACGACGGTCGGCTGGCCTGCGTCGGTGCGCTCGCGGATCGAGATGTCGAGCGGCAGGGAGCCGAGAATCTCGACGCCGTATTCCTTCGCCATGCGCTCGCCGCCGCCCGCGCCGAAGATGTGCTCTTCGTGGCCGCAGTTCGAGCAGATGTGCGTGCTCATGTTCTCGACGATGCCGAGAATCGGAATGCCGACCTTCTCGAACATCTTCAAGCCCTTCTTCGCGTCGAGCAGCGCGATGTCCTGCGGCGTCGTGACGATCACCGCGCCCGTCACCGGCACTTTCTGCGACAGCGTGAGCTGGATGTCGCCCGTGCCCGGCGGCATGTCGACGACGAGGTAATCGAGGTCCTTCCAGTTCGTCTGCCGCAGCAGTTGCTCGAGCGCGGACGTGACCATCGGGCCGCGCCAGACCATCGGGTTATCCTGCTCGATCAGAAAGCCGATGGAATTCGCCTGAATGCCGTGGCCTTCGAGCGGGTTCATCGACTGATTGTCGGGCGATTCGGGACGGCCGGAAATGCCGAGCATCATCGGCAGCGACGGGCCGTAGATGTCGGCGTCGAGCATGCCGACCGACGCGCCTTCCGCCGCGAGCGCGAGCGCGAGGTTCGTCGCCGTCGTGCTCTTGCCGACGCCGCCCTTGCCCGACGCGACCGCGATGATGTTCTTGACGTTCGGCAGCAGCTTCACGCCGCGCTGCACGGCATGCGCGACGACTTGCGAAGAAACGTCGACGGCGGTATCGGTGACGCCAGGCACCTGACGAAGCGCGTCCGCCACCAGCTTGCCGATCAGCGCGAACTGCGTTTTCGCCGGATAGCCCAGCACGACGCTCACCGACACCTTGCCGCCTTCGACCGACACGTTGCGGATGCTTTTGGAATCGACGAACTTGCGGTTGGTGTTCGGATCGGTGAGGGTGGCGAGTGCGGAATCGATCCGCGCGCGGTCAATGCTCATTGAAACTCCATGGAACGGCTGTTGCTTCCGCCGTGCGTCGCGGCGCAACAAACTGAAGAAATTGAAAGTATTTGTTAGAGGCCGTTGCGCGCGAGTCGCTTCGCGCTGCACTATCCCGCTGCTATTGTTTTTCCGGGGACGCATCGCAGCGGGCAGCCGGCCGCGTCTCTCAATATTGTAGAGGCTCGCCCGGAAGCCCGTCCGAAGACCCTTTCGCACTGTCGGCGCAAAAACGTCGAACGCTTGTTGAATCAAAGGAGATCAAAATGAACACGAAGTTGTTGACCCGCTTGTCCGCCCAATTGACCGTTTTCGCTGT from Caballeronia sp. Lep1P3 harbors:
- the apbC gene encoding iron-sulfur cluster carrier protein ApbC; this encodes MSIDRARIDSALATLTDPNTNRKFVDSKSIRNVSVEGGKVSVSVVLGYPAKTQFALIGKLVADALRQVPGVTDTAVDVSSQVVAHAVQRGVKLLPNVKNIIAVASGKGGVGKSTTATNLALALAAEGASVGMLDADIYGPSLPMMLGISGRPESPDNQSMNPLEGHGIQANSIGFLIEQDNPMVWRGPMVTSALEQLLRQTNWKDLDYLVVDMPPGTGDIQLTLSQKVPVTGAVIVTTPQDIALLDAKKGLKMFEKVGIPILGIVENMSTHICSNCGHEEHIFGAGGGERMAKEYGVEILGSLPLDISIRERTDAGQPTVVSQPESRIAETYRAIARRVAIAVAERQRDMTAKFPSIVVQNT